From the Candidatus Binataceae bacterium genome, one window contains:
- a CDS encoding glycogen/starch/alpha-glucan phosphorylase encodes MLAQQNLSVESIKQAIVDNLALALARQPRYATQRDWYTAVALTVRSLLAGYWYAGTNVRTEDPVRVVAYLSAEFLLGPHLHNNLVGLGIYSQVERAVTELGQDLGEIVWQEQEPGLGNGGLGRLAACYMESMATQQMAAIGYGIRYEFGIFRQLIRDGSQVEMSDEWLRLGNPWEIARPENVYLVQFGGSVESYTDDSGSVRAVWLPDRIVRGVAYDTPILGYRVPWVNLLRLWRAQAHEEFNFQQFNAGNYYGAVEDMVQSENITKVLYPNDEQVEGKILRLEQQYFFVSCSLQDMLRLHQLRRRALAEFHKYWAIQLNDTHPAIGIAELMRLLVDVNQFGWNEAWDITRHTFAYTNHTLLPEALEKWPLPIFARLLPRHLEIIYEINRRFLDQVRERFPNDNARLARLSIIDESGDKFVRMAHLAAVGSNRINGVAELHSELLKETVMRDFAELQPEKFTNVTNGVTPRRWMAVSNPGLAYLITSKIGDGWLAHLERDLRHFEEFVDDAEVQDAVRLIKYANKRRLAEMIERTARIKVNPESMFDVQTKRIHEYKRQHLNVLHIITLYQRIKRDPALEVPPRTFVFGGKAAPGYAMAKLIIKLINAVGEVVNQDPAMRGRLKVAFVPDFNVKTSQHIYPAADLSEQISTAGKEASGTGNMKFALNGALTIGTLDGANVEIRQEVGEENFFLFGMTAEQVQSLVRDGYHPREYVEKNQELGEVLKLIESGAFSRGDRQTFKPLLDSLLNQDPFLVLADYQSYVNCQGEVSKVYRDERKWTRMSILNIARSGKFSSDRAVHEYREKIWRG; translated from the coding sequence ATGCTGGCACAACAAAACCTCTCGGTTGAGTCGATCAAACAGGCAATCGTGGACAATTTGGCGCTCGCCCTCGCGCGCCAACCGCGCTACGCAACCCAGCGCGACTGGTACACAGCGGTCGCGCTTACCGTACGCAGTCTGCTGGCCGGGTATTGGTATGCCGGTACCAACGTTCGCACCGAGGATCCGGTGCGAGTGGTCGCATACCTGTCGGCGGAGTTTCTGCTCGGACCGCACCTCCACAACAACCTGGTGGGGTTGGGAATTTACTCTCAAGTCGAGCGGGCAGTCACCGAGCTCGGGCAGGACCTCGGCGAGATAGTCTGGCAGGAGCAGGAGCCGGGCCTCGGCAACGGGGGTCTGGGACGGCTCGCGGCCTGCTACATGGAATCGATGGCCACCCAGCAGATGGCCGCCATCGGTTACGGGATCCGTTACGAATTCGGAATTTTCCGTCAGCTCATCCGTGACGGTTCCCAAGTGGAGATGAGCGATGAATGGCTGCGCCTTGGCAATCCATGGGAAATCGCGCGGCCGGAAAATGTATACCTGGTGCAATTCGGAGGGAGCGTGGAGTCATATACCGACGACTCGGGATCGGTGCGCGCCGTCTGGCTTCCGGACCGGATCGTTCGCGGCGTTGCCTACGACACGCCAATCCTCGGCTATCGGGTGCCGTGGGTGAATCTGTTGCGCTTGTGGAGGGCACAAGCGCACGAGGAGTTCAACTTCCAGCAATTCAACGCTGGCAACTACTACGGCGCGGTCGAGGACATGGTCCAGTCGGAGAACATTACCAAGGTTCTCTATCCGAATGACGAGCAGGTCGAGGGCAAGATCCTGCGCCTGGAACAGCAGTACTTTTTTGTTTCCTGCTCGCTGCAGGACATGCTGCGCTTGCATCAGCTGCGCCGGCGCGCGTTGGCCGAGTTCCACAAGTACTGGGCGATCCAGCTCAATGACACGCACCCCGCGATCGGGATAGCGGAATTGATGCGCCTGCTGGTGGACGTTAACCAGTTTGGATGGAACGAGGCCTGGGACATTACGCGCCACACCTTTGCCTATACGAATCACACCCTGCTGCCCGAGGCGCTCGAAAAGTGGCCGCTGCCGATCTTTGCCCGGCTGCTCCCGCGCCACCTGGAGATCATCTACGAGATCAACCGTCGATTCCTCGACCAGGTGCGAGAGCGCTTTCCCAACGACAATGCGCGCCTTGCCCGGCTGTCCATTATCGATGAGAGCGGTGACAAATTCGTTCGCATGGCGCACCTCGCGGCGGTCGGCAGCAACAGAATCAACGGGGTCGCCGAGCTTCACTCCGAGCTGCTCAAGGAAACCGTGATGCGCGATTTTGCCGAACTGCAGCCGGAGAAGTTTACCAACGTTACCAACGGGGTCACGCCGCGTCGGTGGATGGCGGTCTCCAATCCGGGTCTCGCCTATCTCATCACCAGCAAAATCGGCGATGGATGGTTAGCGCACCTCGAACGCGATCTCCGGCACTTTGAAGAGTTTGTGGATGATGCGGAAGTTCAAGACGCCGTACGGCTGATCAAGTATGCCAACAAGCGGCGTCTTGCCGAAATGATCGAGCGCACCGCCCGCATCAAGGTGAACCCCGAGTCGATGTTCGACGTCCAGACCAAACGCATTCACGAATACAAACGCCAACATCTCAACGTCCTGCACATCATTACGCTCTACCAGCGCATCAAGCGCGATCCCGCCCTCGAGGTTCCTCCACGCACCTTTGTCTTTGGTGGCAAGGCGGCACCCGGCTACGCGATGGCCAAGCTGATCATCAAGCTCATCAACGCGGTCGGCGAGGTCGTCAACCAGGACCCGGCGATGCGCGGCCGCCTCAAAGTCGCCTTCGTTCCCGACTTCAACGTCAAGACCAGCCAGCACATTTATCCGGCCGCAGACCTGTCCGAGCAGATTTCCACCGCAGGCAAGGAAGCGTCCGGCACCGGCAACATGAAATTCGCCCTGAACGGTGCGCTCACTATCGGCACGCTAGATGGCGCGAACGTGGAGATTCGCCAGGAGGTCGGCGAGGAAAATTTCTTTCTCTTCGGCATGACCGCCGAGCAAGTACAGTCGCTCGTCCGCGACGGCTACCATCCGCGCGAATATGTCGAAAAGAACCAGGAACTCGGGGAAGTCCTCAAGTTGATCGAGTCCGGCGCCTTTTCTCGAGGCGATCGACAGACTTTCAAACCGTTACTCGATTCGCTCCTGAACCAGGATCCATTCCTGGTCCTGGCCGACTACCAGTCCTACGTCAATTGTCAGGGCGAGGTGTCCAAGGTTTATCGTGATGAGCGCAAATGGACCCGAATGTCGATCTTGAACATCGCGCGCTCAGGCAAATTCTCCTCCGACCGGGCGGTCCATGAGTACCGGGAGAAGATCTGGCGCGGATAG